The genomic DNA CAGATGGTATCACAAAAGTTTTTGATCAGTTATCCAATACGATTGGTAATTTTGCGAACATTATATCTGAAAACCTTCCTAAAATCATAGAAACAATTACGTCTATTATTACAGATATTGTTGATAAGATTGTTGAAATGTTGCCTCAACTTACAGAGGTTGCTACACAGATCATTCAAACCTTAACAGATGCAATTGTCACAGCGTTACCGAAACTTACTGAAATGGCCACTAATGTAATTATTACATTAGTTCAAGGGATTACATCTGCATTGCCAGAGCTTGTTTCAGTAGCAACTAATATCATTACGAGTCTGATCACTGCTTTAACTAGTCTGTTGCCTCAAATTATTGAAACAGGTGTCAATTTATTAACAATGTTAATTGATGGGATTGTCTCCTCTTTGCCGAAAATCATAGAGGTAGTAATACAAATCATCAATACGCTGATTGAAGCATTTGTAACTGCTTTGCCGATGTTGTTAGATGTTGGGCTTCAAATTATAACAACTTTGATAAACGCAATTATTACGGCTTTACCTCAATTAGTAGAATCAGCAACAGTAATTATCACTAGTTTATTAACAGCAATTATTGGAGCATTACCAACCCTTATAAGTGCTGGTGTTCAAATGCTAATGGCATTGATAAATGGGATCATATCAGTTTTGCCAATGCTAATAAGTGCAGGAATTCAAATTGTTTTGTCACTGATTACTGCTTTAATTAGCGCATTACCACAAATAATAGAAGCTGGTATTCAGTTGTTACTAGCTTTGATTCAAGGGATAATCTCTATTATTCCACAATTGATAGATGCCGCTATACAAATTATCACGGCTTTATTATCCGCACTTGTCAGCGCAATACCACAACTATTAGAAGCAGGTATAGAACTGATTATAGCTTTAGTTCAAGGTGTAATTTCTGTTTTACCTCAATTAGTTAGTGCGGCATTACAATTAATAGTCGCCTTATTGGGTGCTTTACTTGATGCAATCCCAAAATTGCTTTCAGCCGGTGTTCAATTGATCAGTGCATTAATTAGTGGCGTTCTAAGTTTATTAGGCCAACTAATTAATGCAGGAACTAATTTGATTACAAGCCTACTAAGTACTATTGCTGGATTTGTAGGACGTATGCTAAGCGCAGGGGCTGATTTAATTAGGAATCTTGTTTCCGGTATATTAAGTATTATCGGTTCTGTTATAAGTGCAGCATCAGATATAGGAAGTTCGATTTTAGATACATTAAGTGGTATTGATTTATTTGAAATTGGTAAAAATGTAATTCAGGGATTAATCAATGGTATTAGTTCAATGGTTAGTTCAGTAGCTTCTACAGTTTCTGAAATTGCTGGAAATATTAAAGATACTATCACAGGCGCTTTGGGGATTCACTCGCCTTCTCGGTGGATGCGAGACTATGTAGGTAAATTTATTCCTCAAGGAGTCGCTGTAGGTATTGAAGCTGATGCGAAAACAGCCTATTCAGCTATGAATAAGCTATCTACAGGTTTAATGAATTCCATAACGCCAGAAGTAGCTCTTGGTACTTCTAAAATGGGCTTGGCATCGGTAGGATCTCAGATTGTAAATAATACAAATAAATCTAAATCGTATTCACCAAATTTCAACTTTAATATTGAACATGCTGATTTATCTAGTGAAAAATCGATTGAAGAAACTTCACTGGAATTAGCAAAGTTGACAGAAAGACAAGCAAGGGGGCGTCTATAATGAATTTTACTAATCTTCCTTATTTTCAATTTCGCGGGAGACGATCGAGCGAGTTTAGTATGCGGATCAGAAATGAAATGGAGTTTGTAATTCCAGAAGCTTCCCTGGAATTTACTGAAGTTGATGGAAGAAGTTCAGATATTGTATTTGATAAAGGAAGATTTAAAGATATTGAGAAAACTTTTCCTGTTAGAATCTTCAAAGAACAAGATAAAAATATTGCCACTCAGCTAAGAAATATAGCGGGGTGGCTTTATTTATCCCATGAGTATACTCCTCTAATATTTAGTGAATATAATGACTATTTTTATAAAGCCTTAGGCTATAGCGGAACTTCTGGAAAAGATATTAAGCGTGAGTGGTTAGATATTGATTTTACTTTCAAGTGTCAACCATACGTTTTTCGACTAGATGGAGAAGACGAGAGACAAATCATAAGTGGGCAAACAATTGTAAATCCAGAACCCTTTTCTAGCCTCCCAATTGTAACATTTAACAAAACAACAAGTGATAATGACAGTAATATCTATATCAATGGTCAACAATTCCGGATAGCTAAAGAAGTAGGAACTGGCATTATAACTATGGATAGTGAGAATGGCATCGCTTATAAAGACGGAGGGATAAATGTTTCAAAATATTGTTTTTTAAATACAGAAGGATATAATCCAATTGTTTTACAACCAGGAGTTAATGAAATTTCTTTTCTTAATATTGATCAGTTCAAAATGAAACCGAGATGGAGGAACTTAGCTGTATGAGTACGATTATTTTACATGAGAAAAAAGACAATAATTGGTCCTCGCTAGGTATCGGTCCATTAACAGATGCTATCAATCCAATTGTTACTAGGGAAAAAAATGGTATTTATGAACTGATGTTTAATTATCCTGTAAATGCTCCACTCTATACAGAAATAAAATTAGGCCGTTGGATTGTTGCAGATGCAGGACCAACTAGCCAAGCAAAAAGTCAACGTTTTGAAATCTCAGAAATAACAAAGCCGATAAATGGTATAGTCACTGTTTATTGTGAACATTACAGGTATCAGCTTTTAAGGTCAATTGTAAAATTGGGTTCTAAATTTGAT from Enterococcus mundtii includes the following:
- a CDS encoding tape measure protein; protein product: MADGRVEIAVEVDGKGVTVLNKNLNQLEKNSNRAGVSIKDLVTSVGLVKVASAAFNVLNNSLDAAISRFDTMQKFPKVMKALGFSAEDSQRSINKLSDGIDGLPTKLDDVVASTQQMTAITGDLDKSTDTVLALNNAFLASGASTEDATRGMQQYNQMISTGTVDLESWRTLQETMPLALQKTAEAMGFVGKSAQQDLYKALKEGTVTFDEFQDKLIELGTGTGMLAELAKENSLGIATSFGNLSNAVSKGMANIITKFDELTQKLTGQSIAQNIDGMKALINKAFEEMGKGMDVLIRHSDDLVTAFEGLLKIVELLAPAFVAATGAYIGFKTALSLGTLASFATKIYGIITALGSMVSMFGVSGTAFGLLAAIIPAGVTVFSLLAGVVGAVVAVFIYFYQTNETFKNGVQKTIELIETGLIKAFEFLKSVLSSILPTLQNVASVISDSVVNGFQKLIEIGSKIASIVGPALLTFSNAVKNVISSGVDKFGPIFSQIGSVLSGIFSTGLEIAGTLLEKLGGTFGKIGGVISLVVGVLTKVGIAAIGLTGPLGLVISLVVSFISAWAKTGDFSADGITKVFDQLSNTIGNFANIISENLPKIIETITSIITDIVDKIVEMLPQLTEVATQIIQTLTDAIVTALPKLTEMATNVIITLVQGITSALPELVSVATNIITSLITALTSLLPQIIETGVNLLTMLIDGIVSSLPKIIEVVIQIINTLIEAFVTALPMLLDVGLQIITTLINAIITALPQLVESATVIITSLLTAIIGALPTLISAGVQMLMALINGIISVLPMLISAGIQIVLSLITALISALPQIIEAGIQLLLALIQGIISIIPQLIDAAIQIITALLSALVSAIPQLLEAGIELIIALVQGVISVLPQLVSAALQLIVALLGALLDAIPKLLSAGVQLISALISGVLSLLGQLINAGTNLITSLLSTIAGFVGRMLSAGADLIRNLVSGILSIIGSVISAASDIGSSILDTLSGIDLFEIGKNVIQGLINGISSMVSSVASTVSEIAGNIKDTITGALGIHSPSRWMRDYVGKFIPQGVAVGIEADAKTAYSAMNKLSTGLMNSITPEVALGTSKMGLASVGSQIVNNTNKSKSYSPNFNFNIEHADLSSEKSIEETSLELAKLTERQARGRL
- a CDS encoding distal tail protein Dit gives rise to the protein MNFTNLPYFQFRGRRSSEFSMRIRNEMEFVIPEASLEFTEVDGRSSDIVFDKGRFKDIEKTFPVRIFKEQDKNIATQLRNIAGWLYLSHEYTPLIFSEYNDYFYKALGYSGTSGKDIKREWLDIDFTFKCQPYVFRLDGEDERQIISGQTIVNPEPFSSLPIVTFNKTTSDNDSNIYINGQQFRIAKEVGTGIITMDSENGIAYKDGGINVSKYCFLNTEGYNPIVLQPGVNEISFLNIDQFKMKPRWRNLAV